Below is a genomic region from Granulicella sp. L56.
TGGGCAGAAGCTCCCCACGAAAGCGAGGCAAGGTACCTATGTGCAACTTCAGCTACAGCGATGCAGGCTTCGATCTCACCCGGCAGTTCGAGGGCTTGCGCCTGACCGCCTATCAGGACCAGGTCGGCGTCTGGACCATCGGCTACGGCCACACCGGGCGCGAGGTCCACGGCGGAATGGTCATTATCGAGGACCAGGCCGACGTGCTACTGCACAGCGACATCGCGGGCGCAGTCGCCTGCGTCAACCGAGCCATCACCGCCAGCATCTCCCAATGCCACTTCGACGCTCTGGTCGACTTCACCTTCAACCTCGGCTTCGGCCGCCTGCTCGGTTCCACCCTGCTGCGCCACGTCAACGCAGGAGAGTTCGACCTCGCCGCGCCGCAGTTTCTACTGTGGGACCACGCCGGTGGAGTCGTCGTGCCCGGCCTGCTCGCCCGTCGCCAAGCCGAGATGACCCTGTTTCAGTCAGTGGACTGAGCTCGAACCAGCCAACCCCCTTCCTTTTGTTTGTCATTCCCGAAGGGAATCTGCGTTTTGCTCGAATCACCAAAACCACATCGTGAGGAGAACCGCTCTAGCACTTCACGAACGCACCAAAAGCCAAGAGAGTCCACCCACTCCCCAAAGCATCTAATCCTTGTTAGCCTCCAACCCCCGCAGATTGCGATATTCGCCCGTAAAAGGTCGATAAACGGGCCATCGCAAGCCTCGGAGGTAAGATAAAGTGTTTGGCAATGACCAAAGTGGCACAGGAAACGGAGCAAACCCTTGGCAGAGACGATTTATGACCTTGTAGTGATTGGCGGCGGACCGGCAGGCTATACCTGCGCCATCCGCGCCGGGCAGTATGGACTGAAGACCGCGCTGGTCGAGTCGACCGACAAGCTGGGCGGAACCTGCCTGCACGTCGGCTGCATTCCCACCAAGGCGATTCTCTTCTCCGCCGAAGTTTGGGACCACCTTAAGCACGCCGAGCAGTACGGCATCGACGGCGTCAGCCAGCCCAAACTCAACTGGCAAAACGTGCTCGCGCGCAAAAACGAGATCATCGCCAAGCACACCAAGGGCCTCGACTTCCTGATGAAGAAGAACAAGGTCACCGTCGTCAACGGCTACGGCCGCCTGACTGGCCCAGCCAAGGAAGGCGTCTTCTCCGTCGAGGTCGACAAGGCCGGCAAAAAGGAGACCGTCAAGGCGAAGAAGGTCGTTCTCGCCACCGGCTCCGACGCGCGCATGTTGCCCGGCTACAAGGCCGATAGCACCATCCTCACCAACATCGAAGTCCTCTCCATCGACAAGCTGCCCAAGTCGCTGGTCGTCATCGGTTCGGGCGCGGTCGGCGTCGAGTTTGCCTCCATCTTCAAGAGCTTCGGCACCGATGTCACCATCATCGAGGCGCTGCCCCGCATGGTCCCGGCTGAAGACGAAGACGTCAGCAAAGAGCTGCTCCGCCTCTACAAGAAGCGCGGCATCGACGTGCACGTCTCCGCCAAGGTCGACAAGATCGAGAAGACCAAGGACGGCGTCAACGTCCACTTCACCAAGTCCGACGGCAAGGGCGAGATCAAGTCGGCGGAGAAGGTCCTCGTCGCCGTAGGCCGCGCCCCGCGCACCACTGACGTCGGCCTCGACAAGACGAAGATCACCCCCGATCGCGGCTTCATCATGACCAACGAGTGGATGGAGACCACCGAGCCCGGCGTCTACGCCATCGGCGACATCGTCGGCGGCCTGCCCCAGCTCGCGCACGTCGGCGCAATGGCCGGCCTCGTGGTCGCGGCCAAGCTCGCAGGCAAGTACGCCCGCGCCGTCAACCGTGGCCGCATCCCCGGCTGCACCTACTGCGACCCGCAGATCGGCAGCGTCGGCCTCACCGAGGCGAAGGCGAAGGAAGCGGGCTATCAGGTCAAGGTGGGCAAGTTCCCCTTCGTCGGCAACTCCAAGGCGACGATCCTCGACTCGCACGACGGCTTCGTCAAGGTCGTCTCCGACGCGAAGTACGGCGAGATCCTCGGCGTCCACATCATCGGCCCCAACGCCACCGAGCTGATCGCCGAGTGCGTCACCGCCCTCGAACTCGAAGCCACGGTCGAAGAGATGATGTTCACCATCCACGCCCACCCCACGCTGTCGGAAAGCCTGCTCGACGCCTTCTCCAGCGTAGAAGGCATGGCCATCAACGTCTAGTGCTGTATGGGAAAGTATCTTGAGGAGGGCGTGATGGATACGCTCTCCTCTTTTTATTTGGGTCTGTCCGAGATAACTATCGTTAACAAAAGTTGCCGCACGACAAAGACTTTGCCTTATTCTGCTCAGGGAGAAGGGAGAATTTTTGTATGCAAATCATCTATGCTGCGCCCTTTATTCTCCTTTCTATATTGGCTTTTTTCGTTTGCCTTGCGATGCCGCGATTTCGGCGTTTTGCGCCCGCCGCATTTGTGATTCCTGTAACCTTCGGCGTCTGTTCGATCGTTGGTTGGATAGCCTTCATCCTTATTGCTGGTAACGTTCTCCACTTGAATTTAGGACCTGCAATCGGCTCTCATGGAGTTGTTGAAGGCCTATTGTTTTATCTCCTTCCAGGAGTTGTAGGAGCATGGCTTGCCGTAAGGCTTATTCGCATCATTGAAGGAAGTTTTCTAAATACACAAAGGGCAAGG
It encodes:
- the lpdA gene encoding dihydrolipoyl dehydrogenase, which encodes MAETIYDLVVIGGGPAGYTCAIRAGQYGLKTALVESTDKLGGTCLHVGCIPTKAILFSAEVWDHLKHAEQYGIDGVSQPKLNWQNVLARKNEIIAKHTKGLDFLMKKNKVTVVNGYGRLTGPAKEGVFSVEVDKAGKKETVKAKKVVLATGSDARMLPGYKADSTILTNIEVLSIDKLPKSLVVIGSGAVGVEFASIFKSFGTDVTIIEALPRMVPAEDEDVSKELLRLYKKRGIDVHVSAKVDKIEKTKDGVNVHFTKSDGKGEIKSAEKVLVAVGRAPRTTDVGLDKTKITPDRGFIMTNEWMETTEPGVYAIGDIVGGLPQLAHVGAMAGLVVAAKLAGKYARAVNRGRIPGCTYCDPQIGSVGLTEAKAKEAGYQVKVGKFPFVGNSKATILDSHDGFVKVVSDAKYGEILGVHIIGPNATELIAECVTALELEATVEEMMFTIHAHPTLSESLLDAFSSVEGMAINV
- a CDS encoding lysozyme; its protein translation is MCNFSYSDAGFDLTRQFEGLRLTAYQDQVGVWTIGYGHTGREVHGGMVIIEDQADVLLHSDIAGAVACVNRAITASISQCHFDALVDFTFNLGFGRLLGSTLLRHVNAGEFDLAAPQFLLWDHAGGVVVPGLLARRQAEMTLFQSVD